A genomic window from Gossypium hirsutum isolate 1008001.06 chromosome D12, Gossypium_hirsutum_v2.1, whole genome shotgun sequence includes:
- the LOC107945447 gene encoding wall-associated receptor kinase-like 20, giving the protein MDSQILPFIIFLIAVTVTPLLSSAAPATPCQSNCGSLQIKYPFGTGYGCGSPRFEPYITCKSNQLLLTTHTGSYLITAISYKDSTLTITPSAMSTCNSMQQSPNLGLDWASPFQLGPSIFLLLSCTPPTSSLTIKGSPVCDPSSTHLCATIYTCPAVVNLRLPLFPPTNTCCVYSPANFNSKGELDLREMKCKGYASIASFQDSPTDPSKWMYGVTLKYTNGGFDDYYMNNKCNTCEDSGGICGYSPPTNSFLCICNSGFNATTDCYNNYNPVQDYEDLIGTSASLSTQKIMLGLWVGLLFYIAA; this is encoded by the exons ATGGATAGCCAAATTCTTCCCTTCATCATCTTCCTGATCGCCGTCACCGTCACTCCCTTACTCAGTTCAGCGGCGCCAGCCACACCATGCCAGTCCAACTGTGGCTCACTTCAAATCAAGTACCCTTTCGGCACCGGCTATGGCTGTGGCTCACCACGGTTCGAACCCTACATAACCTGCAAGTCAAACCAGCTCCTGCTAACAACCCACACCGGCTCTTATCTAATCACCGCCATATCTTATAAAGACTCAACCCTTACCATCACCCCATCCGCCATGTCTACTTGCAACTCCATGCAACAGTCCCCCAACTTGGGGCTCGACTGGGCTAGCCCTTTCCAACTAGGTCCATCCATTTTCCTCCTCCTTTCATGCACTCCCCCGACCTCTTCCCTCACCATCAAGGGCTCCCCCGTATGTGACCCTTCATCCACCCACCTCTGCGCCACCATCTATACTTGCCCCGCCGTCGTCAACCTCCGCCTCCCACTGTTCCCGCCGACCAACACCTGCTGCGTGTACTCGCCGGCGAATTTCAACAGCAAAGGTGAGTTGGACCTGAGGGAAATGAAATGCAAAGGGTATGCATCGATTGCTTCCTTTCAAGATTCACCGACAGACCCTAGTAAATGGATGTATGGGGTGACGTTAAAGTATACAAATGGAGGTTTCGATGATTATTATATGAACAACAAATGCAATACTTGTGAGGATAGTGGCGGAATCTGTGGCTATTCGCCTCCTACCAATTCCTTCCTATGTATCTGTAACAGTGGTTTCAATGCCACCACAGATTGCTACAATAATTACAATCCCGTTCAGGATTATGAGGATCTTATTGGGACTTCCGCTTCATTATCAACCC AGAAGATTATGCTGGGATTATGGGTTGGTCTGCTTTTCTACATTGCTGCTTGA
- the LOC107945448 gene encoding uncharacterized hydrolase YugF encodes MKKKMANLSLTAMLNRCFRYSFSKAGLRSSTMDLGDGTVMHIWVPKVHIKSRPTLILIHGIGANAMWQWNDFVSPLMSRFNVYVPDLLFFGDSYTSRPERSEQFQAQCVMRVMEAHRVTVMNVVGISYGGFVGYSLAAQFKERVEKLVLCCAGVCLEDKDMEEGMLQVKSVDEAVSILLPQTPQKMRELMKISFYKPRKGVPTCFLNDFIREMCSEHLQERKELIQALHKDRKLSNLPKITQPTLLIWGEHDQIFPLELGHRLERHLGDNAKLVMIKNAGHAINVEKPKVLLKHFKYFLIDTFRPMEPGNHSINGCKTD; translated from the exons atgaaaaagaaaatggccAACCTCAGCTTGACTGCAATGCTGAACAGGTGTTTCCGCTACAGCTTTTCCAAAGCCGGTCTCCGATCATCGACTATGGACCTCGGCGACGGCACCGTCATGCACATCTGGGTCCCCAAAGTTCACATCAAATCCAGGCCCACGTTAATCCTGATCCACGGCATAGGCGCCAACGCAATGTGGCAATGGAACGACTTCGTTTCACCTCTCATGTCCCGCTTCAACGTCTACGTCCCGGACCTCCTCTTCTTCGGCGACTCTTACACGTCCCGACCCGAACGTTCCGAGCAGTTTCAGGCTCAGTGTGTGATGCGGGTCATGGAGGCCCATAGGGTTACTGTTATGAACGTTGTCGGGATCAGTTATGGCGGCTTCGTTGGTTATAGTTTGGCGGCGCAGTTTAAGGAGAGAGTGGAGAAGTTGGTGCTATGTTGCGCTGGGGTGTGTTTGGAAGACAAAGATATGGAGGAAGGGATGCTTCAAGTGAAAAGTGTAGATGAAGCCGTTAGTATTTTGTTGCCCCAAACGCCCCAAAAAATGAGGGAATTGATGAAGATTTCGTTTTATAAGCCTAGAAAAGGAGTTCCTACTTGTTTTCTAAACGATTTCATCCGT GAAATGTGTTCGGAACATCTTCAAGAGAGAAAAGAGTTGATCCAAGCATTACACAAGGACCGAAAGCTGTCGAATCTTCCCAAGATAACCCAG CCAACACTACTAATATGGGGAGAACATGACCAAATATTCCCTTTGGAATTGGGACACAGATTGGAAAG GCATCTAGGAGACAACGCAAAACTAGTGATGATAAAAAATGCAGGGCATGCCATCAATGTAGAGAAGCCTAAAGTGTTACTTAAGCACTTCAAATATTTCCTTATCGATACATTCCGTCCTATGGAACCTGGAAACCATAGCATTAATGGCTGTAAAACAGATTGA